The proteins below come from a single Eubacterium limosum genomic window:
- a CDS encoding sensor domain-containing diguanylate cyclase — MKKDALLKTNCFICAIIILGFAVASYVSYHSNNGIFKKDVEHISALTSEGIYYQIDAIFTKPINISLTMANDHLLKEFLTEEAERGDEAAFVQTMRDYLYAYKQKYSYDSVFLVSSQTSRYYHFNGVDRTLAPGNPENDWYYSFLNGREDTGLNIDNDEAAQNEVTVFINCKIKGDDGSVLGVVGVGFKVDSLQGIFRDYENQFGIKAYLIGADGTIQISTDQTGFEPASLFDIDGCAVFEDQAFPSPNAENAFWYHADGHEGYAVARYVPNLKWYLIIDNDTTAWRNRTIVQLCIGLLVIALVTATVLIITTRIIRRYNAQIVGLTLEREKKHSAIFKEETQKIYENIYEIDITHNRAASEATHQYFESLGVPEDTAAYDEALEIIAEKQIKAEYREGYLFTFGPAQVLTAYDMDIENLRYEFMITKDGGESYYWMRITARLFFWEEDQSVRMFVYRQNIDDEKQREKYMAEKMSRDSLTGLYHKVATQELTDRLLAESPENTYAFFILDIDDFKEVNDTHGHAMGDLVIARFATVLKAQFREDDIVGRIGGDEFAAFVPVPSAEYAREKAESLVATLCIQYGGTADSCHISASVGVSLAPQDGSDFAALYQKADSALYDVKAQGKNSFKIYQ; from the coding sequence ATGAAAAAAGATGCTTTACTCAAGACAAACTGCTTTATCTGCGCCATTATTATTCTGGGCTTCGCGGTGGCCTCCTATGTCAGCTACCACTCCAACAACGGGATCTTTAAAAAGGATGTGGAGCACATCTCCGCCCTTACCTCCGAGGGCATTTACTACCAGATCGACGCCATTTTCACCAAACCCATCAACATCTCCCTGACCATGGCCAACGACCACCTGCTCAAGGAATTCCTGACCGAGGAGGCCGAAAGGGGTGACGAGGCCGCCTTTGTCCAGACCATGCGGGACTACCTGTACGCCTACAAGCAAAAGTACAGCTACGATTCCGTCTTTCTGGTCTCCAGCCAGACCAGCCGCTATTACCACTTTAACGGCGTCGACCGCACTCTGGCCCCCGGCAACCCCGAAAACGACTGGTACTATTCCTTCCTGAACGGCCGGGAAGACACCGGTCTCAACATCGACAATGACGAGGCTGCCCAGAACGAGGTGACAGTGTTTATCAACTGTAAGATCAAGGGAGACGACGGGTCAGTGCTGGGCGTGGTAGGCGTCGGCTTCAAGGTGGATTCCCTCCAGGGCATCTTCCGGGATTACGAGAACCAGTTCGGCATCAAGGCCTACCTGATTGGCGCAGACGGCACCATCCAGATCTCCACCGACCAGACTGGCTTCGAGCCCGCCAGCCTTTTCGACATTGACGGCTGCGCGGTCTTTGAGGACCAGGCCTTCCCCTCACCGAACGCCGAGAACGCCTTCTGGTACCACGCGGACGGCCACGAGGGCTACGCGGTGGCCCGCTATGTACCTAATCTTAAATGGTACCTTATAATCGACAACGACACCACCGCCTGGCGCAACAGGACCATCGTCCAGCTCTGTATCGGCCTCCTGGTCATCGCCCTTGTCACCGCTACGGTGCTCATCATTACCACCCGGATCATAAGGCGCTACAACGCTCAGATCGTGGGGCTGACCCTGGAGCGCGAGAAAAAGCACAGCGCCATCTTCAAAGAAGAGACGCAGAAAATCTACGAAAATATTTACGAGATCGACATCACCCACAACCGGGCCGCCAGCGAGGCCACACACCAGTATTTTGAGAGCCTGGGCGTACCCGAGGACACCGCCGCCTACGACGAAGCCCTGGAAATCATCGCCGAGAAGCAGATCAAGGCTGAATACCGCGAGGGCTACCTGTTCACCTTCGGCCCCGCCCAGGTCCTCACGGCCTATGATATGGACATTGAGAACCTGCGCTACGAGTTTATGATCACCAAGGACGGCGGCGAGAGCTATTACTGGATGCGCATTACGGCGCGCCTCTTCTTCTGGGAAGAAGACCAGTCGGTGCGCATGTTTGTGTACCGCCAGAACATCGACGATGAAAAGCAGCGTGAAAAATACATGGCTGAAAAAATGAGCCGGGATTCCCTCACCGGCCTCTACCATAAGGTTGCCACCCAGGAGCTGACCGACCGGCTTCTGGCGGAATCACCGGAGAATACCTATGCCTTCTTTATTCTGGACATTGATGACTTTAAGGAGGTCAACGATACCCACGGCCACGCCATGGGCGACCTGGTCATCGCCCGGTTCGCCACAGTGCTGAAGGCCCAGTTCCGGGAGGACGATATTGTGGGCCGCATCGGCGGTGATGAGTTCGCCGCCTTTGTCCCGGTGCCCTCAGCCGAATACGCCCGGGAAAAGGCCGAAAGCCTCGTGGCCACCCTGTGTATCCAGTACGGCGGCACCGCGGACAGCTGCCATATTTCCGCCAGCGTGGGTGTCTCACTGGCGCCCCAGGACGGCAGCGACTTTGCCGCCCTGTACCAAAAAGCCGACAGCGCCCTGTACGACGTGAAAGCCCAGGGGAAGAACAGCTTTAAGATTTACCAATAA
- a CDS encoding phosphoglucomutase, which translates to MEIQNITKLQNGSDIRGIAMEGVEGERINLTQDMAMKIAYSFSKWLKAKTGKDSLSVAVGRDSRLTGPNLAQAVCLGLVSDGGHVYDCGIATTPAMFMTTLDPEMDCDGAVMITASHLPFNRNGIKLFTKDGGLNKEDIAAILEQAETIVTDFKIGGKREDTAFIPRYAANIVAMIREATGEETPLKGAHIIVDAGNGAGGFFAEGVLAPLGADTEGSQFLDPDGHFPNHIPNPEDPDAINAIRQAVIDSKADMGIIFDTDVDRSAVIDEKGDAINRNGFIAFIASMLLEKYPGTTIVTDSVTSTGLTEYIEGLGGHHHRFKRGYKNVINEAVRLNAHGVETHLAMETSGHGAIRENYFLDDGAYLVTMALIKFAQLHREGKPLSVFLKDLKEPAEAREYRFKITAEDFKDYGQEVLDGFRKFAEEQPGWTIVEPNFEGIRVDCGEDAGNGWCLMRMSLHDPIIPLNIESDEVGGCEKIKAAIDVFLKDYAELK; encoded by the coding sequence ATGGAAATACAAAACATCACCAAGCTTCAAAACGGCTCAGATATCCGCGGGATTGCCATGGAAGGGGTCGAGGGCGAGCGCATTAACCTGACACAGGACATGGCCATGAAGATCGCCTACTCTTTCAGCAAATGGCTGAAGGCGAAAACCGGAAAGGACAGCCTGAGCGTGGCTGTGGGCCGCGACAGCCGGCTGACCGGGCCGAACCTGGCGCAGGCCGTCTGCCTGGGGCTGGTATCGGACGGAGGACATGTGTATGACTGCGGCATTGCCACCACGCCAGCCATGTTCATGACCACCCTGGACCCGGAGATGGACTGCGACGGCGCGGTCATGATCACCGCCAGCCACCTGCCTTTTAACCGCAACGGCATCAAGCTGTTTACCAAGGACGGCGGCCTGAACAAGGAGGACATCGCAGCGATCCTCGAGCAGGCGGAAACCATCGTCACCGATTTTAAAATCGGCGGCAAGCGTGAGGACACCGCCTTTATTCCCAGGTACGCGGCCAACATCGTCGCCATGATCCGCGAGGCCACCGGGGAGGAAACACCCCTCAAGGGCGCGCACATCATCGTGGACGCGGGCAACGGCGCGGGCGGCTTCTTTGCCGAGGGCGTGCTGGCCCCGCTGGGCGCCGACACTGAGGGCAGCCAGTTTCTGGACCCGGACGGCCACTTCCCGAACCACATCCCCAATCCGGAGGACCCGGACGCCATCAACGCCATCCGTCAGGCAGTGATTGACAGCAAGGCCGATATGGGTATCATCTTTGACACTGACGTGGACCGCTCTGCTGTCATCGACGAAAAGGGCGACGCCATCAACCGCAACGGCTTCATCGCCTTTATTGCCAGCATGCTGCTGGAAAAATACCCGGGCACCACCATCGTGACCGACTCCGTCACCTCCACAGGCCTGACCGAGTACATCGAGGGTCTCGGCGGGCACCACCACCGCTTTAAGCGCGGCTACAAGAACGTCATCAATGAGGCGGTCCGTCTGAACGCCCACGGCGTGGAGACCCACCTGGCCATGGAAACCAGCGGCCACGGGGCCATCAGGGAAAACTACTTCCTGGACGACGGCGCTTACCTGGTTACCATGGCGCTCATCAAGTTCGCCCAGCTGCACCGCGAGGGCAAGCCGCTCTCAGTGTTCCTGAAGGATCTCAAGGAGCCCGCAGAGGCCAGAGAGTACCGCTTTAAGATCACGGCAGAGGACTTTAAGGACTACGGCCAGGAGGTGCTGGACGGCTTCCGTAAATTCGCGGAGGAACAGCCAGGCTGGACCATTGTGGAGCCCAACTTTGAGGGCATCCGAGTGGACTGCGGCGAGGACGCTGGCAACGGCTGGTGCCTGATGCGCATGTCCCTCCACGACCCCATTATCCCGCTAAACATTGAGTCTGACGAGGTGGGCGGCTGTGAGAAGATCAAGGCAGCCATCGACGTTTTCCTGAAGGATTACGCAGAGCTTAAATAG
- the argF gene encoding ornithine carbamoyltransferase: MGIDLKGRSFLTLKDFTPEEINFMLDYAAALKKKKKEGRPGRLLAGKNIVLLFEKTSTRTRCAFEVAGFDEGACVTFLTNSQMGKKESIEDTAKVLGRFYDGIEFRGFKQETVEALAEFSGVPVWNGLTDTYHPTQILADMLTIQENFGELAGRRLVYVGDARNNMGNSLMIGCAKLGMHFVAVAPKVLFPEEGLVEEMRAICEETGGSITLTDDIKAGVKGADAIYTDVWVSMGEEDQMAERIKLLAPYQVNTEMMEATGNPDVIFLHCLPSFHDLNTDVAKDVHERFGLTEQEVTDEVFRSPASKVFDEAENRMHTIKAVMCATLATNQVDADGKPIVD; the protein is encoded by the coding sequence ATGGGGATTGATTTAAAAGGCCGTAGCTTCCTGACATTAAAGGATTTTACGCCAGAAGAAATAAACTTTATGTTAGACTATGCCGCTGCGCTGAAGAAAAAGAAAAAAGAAGGCCGTCCGGGCAGGCTGCTTGCCGGCAAAAACATCGTGCTGCTGTTTGAAAAAACATCCACCCGCACACGCTGTGCCTTTGAGGTCGCGGGCTTTGACGAGGGCGCCTGCGTGACCTTCCTGACCAACAGCCAGATGGGTAAAAAAGAGTCCATCGAGGACACCGCCAAGGTGCTGGGCCGCTTTTACGACGGTATCGAGTTCCGCGGCTTTAAGCAGGAAACCGTGGAAGCGCTGGCGGAATTCTCCGGCGTGCCGGTATGGAACGGCCTGACCGACACCTACCACCCCACCCAGATTTTAGCCGATATGCTGACCATCCAGGAAAACTTCGGCGAGCTGGCAGGACGCCGCCTGGTCTATGTGGGCGACGCCCGCAACAATATGGGCAACTCCCTGATGATCGGCTGCGCCAAGCTGGGCATGCACTTTGTGGCAGTGGCGCCCAAGGTGCTGTTCCCGGAAGAGGGTCTGGTCGAAGAAATGCGCGCCATCTGTGAGGAAACCGGCGGCAGCATCACCCTGACCGACGACATTAAGGCGGGCGTGAAGGGCGCGGACGCCATCTACACCGATGTGTGGGTTTCCATGGGCGAGGAGGACCAGATGGCAGAGCGCATCAAGCTGCTGGCGCCTTATCAGGTCAACACCGAAATGATGGAAGCCACCGGCAACCCGGACGTGATCTTCCTCCACTGCCTGCCGTCCTTCCACGACCTGAACACCGATGTGGCAAAGGACGTTCACGAACGCTTTGGCCTGACCGAGCAGGAGGTGACCGACGAGGTCTTCAGAAGCCCGGCCTCCAAGGTCTTTGACGAAGCCGAAAACCGCATGCACACCATCAAGGCGGTCATGTGCGCCACCCTGGCCACCAACCAGGTCGATGCAGACGGAAAACCAATCGTGGACTGA
- a CDS encoding SH3 domain-containing protein, with product MKKTKILGILLSVLLAVSFTACAKTDNAPQGASSTGSVDGVLKSYASGTLVMTRGDNSELTFDLSKATVSCKNMLSGDKLTILYDGTIEGTDTSGVTVTEIKDNGSAAPKEQTMVGTVRNLTQHSLTLKEPDGTEYSFNTAGARQAYKNGIENGNWVQVKYVGEINGTDATGVKVLEIVDNDENIKKAQEPAKVEIKAADEKVWATDTVHVRESYTTDSNVLGDLAPGNEITRTGVCDNGWSRVNYNGKDAFVYSQYLTTTQPESPSAPAPAKPQPSPSQPAQPSAQPTPKPTPAPTPAPAPDPTPAPTPEPTTAPTPEPTPEPTPAPAPDPTPEPTPEPTPEPEVKTLTGYVVSYADGELVVFANGADYPLNVTDAQHSYVSGILTGNEVTVTYTGDLQAYESVVVLSVSDSELNAGDRSVITGVIASASINTLDLTTDDNTEIMFETMNAEVNSQNYQVGARVSVTLDLSQSVDTSNIFHALKVDDAQ from the coding sequence GTGAAAAAAACAAAAATCCTCGGGATTTTATTAAGTGTACTTTTAGCGGTATCCTTTACGGCCTGCGCGAAAACGGATAATGCCCCGCAGGGGGCTTCGAGCACAGGCAGTGTGGACGGCGTGCTGAAAAGCTACGCGTCCGGAACCCTGGTGATGACACGGGGCGATAACAGCGAGCTGACCTTTGACCTTTCAAAGGCGACCGTCAGCTGTAAGAATATGCTGTCCGGTGACAAGCTCACCATCTTATACGACGGCACCATCGAGGGCACCGACACCAGCGGCGTCACTGTGACGGAGATCAAGGACAACGGCTCCGCCGCGCCGAAGGAACAGACCATGGTGGGAACCGTCAGGAACCTGACCCAGCACTCCCTCACCCTCAAGGAGCCAGACGGCACCGAGTACAGCTTTAACACCGCGGGGGCCAGACAGGCGTACAAGAACGGCATCGAAAACGGCAACTGGGTTCAGGTAAAATACGTGGGCGAGATCAATGGCACCGACGCCACGGGCGTCAAGGTCCTTGAAATTGTGGACAATGACGAGAACATTAAAAAGGCCCAGGAGCCTGCCAAGGTCGAGATTAAGGCCGCGGACGAAAAGGTATGGGCCACCGACACCGTACACGTGCGGGAGTCCTACACCACGGATTCCAACGTGCTGGGCGATCTGGCGCCCGGCAATGAGATCACCCGTACCGGCGTTTGCGACAACGGCTGGTCCAGAGTGAACTACAACGGAAAGGACGCTTTTGTCTATTCCCAGTATTTAACGACCACACAGCCTGAGAGCCCAAGTGCGCCAGCGCCGGCCAAGCCGCAGCCAAGCCCGTCACAGCCCGCGCAGCCAAGCGCCCAGCCGACGCCAAAGCCGACCCCGGCACCCACCCCGGCACCAGCACCTGACCCGACGCCGGCACCCACGCCAGAACCGACGACAGCACCGACGCCGGAACCGACACCTGAGCCCACACCTGCTCCGGCTCCAGACCCAACGCCAGAGCCGACACCCGAACCTACACCCGAGCCTGAGGTCAAGACCCTCACCGGCTACGTGGTGAGCTACGCGGACGGCGAGCTTGTCGTTTTCGCCAACGGCGCCGATTATCCGCTGAACGTGACCGACGCCCAGCACAGTTATGTAAGCGGCATCCTGACCGGCAATGAAGTGACTGTCACCTACACCGGCGACCTCCAGGCCTATGAAAGCGTGGTGGTGCTGAGCGTGAGCGATTCAGAGCTGAATGCCGGCGACCGGTCTGTGATCACAGGTGTGATCGCGTCAGCCTCCATAAACACCCTGGATCTGACCACAGACGACAACACCGAGATCATGTTTGAGACCATGAACGCAGAGGTCAACAGCCAGAACTACCAGGTGGGGGCCCGCGTCAGCGTGACCCTGGACCTGTCCCAGAGCGTGGACACCTCCAACATTTTCCACGCCTTAAAGGTGGACGACGCGCAATAG
- a CDS encoding Uma2 family endonuclease, translating to MEEFDALPMDEHHLYELIDDMVLMAPRPGVLHQSILFNLSVALAPFFKGKTCRPFSELEVRLNKDIFVPDISVLCDPEKFSDQRYEGAPDIAVEILSPGSMRTDLFTKLNKYQLAGVQEYWIVSPKSKTIIVHTFWKREVSEYTLEETLASGIFEDLKIPLSDIFPKTP from the coding sequence CTGGAGGAATTTGACGCACTGCCCATGGATGAGCATCATCTCTACGAATTGATTGACGATATGGTGCTGATGGCCCCGCGTCCCGGAGTCCTTCATCAAAGCATTCTGTTTAATCTTTCCGTCGCCCTCGCACCTTTTTTCAAAGGCAAAACCTGCCGCCCCTTTTCTGAGCTGGAGGTTCGTCTGAACAAAGACATCTTTGTGCCGGACATCAGTGTTCTCTGTGATCCGGAAAAATTTTCGGATCAGCGCTATGAGGGCGCGCCGGACATCGCGGTGGAAATTCTGAGCCCAGGCTCCATGCGCACCGACCTTTTCACCAAGCTCAACAAATATCAGCTGGCAGGTGTGCAGGAATACTGGATTGTCAGCCCAAAGTCAAAAACCATCATTGTCCATACCTTCTGGAAAAGGGAGGTCAGCGAGTACACCCTTGAGGAAACGCTGGCCTCCGGTATTTTTGAGGACCTTAAAATCCCGCTGAGCGATATTTTCCCAAAAACGCCGTAA
- a CDS encoding arginine deiminase — MEEKLLNIQSEIGKLNAVLLHRPGKELERIVPNVLKEVLFEDIPWLRRMQEEHDAFARVLTGRGIQVYYVEQLLTDILADAEVRENLVHDVIDQNPSSGNYIDGFLQEYLLSMEDCKLAESLIAGVLQKELDHVERERVLSDYINESEPYAFYMNPLPNLYFMRDPAVTIGDGMSISSMATEVRKRESLYMHYIYKNHPLFASCGGKTYYEYDKFFSVEGGDILILSPTVVAVGCSERTQVQGVEELAKRLFEDNPALEGVLAVKIPKDRAFMHLDTVFTMVDYDKFTVYPGILDHVETVMIRRGSKGHMRYEHIDSLHDALRRALNLTSIKLIESGGGNPVAAAREQWNDSTNTLAIAPGVIVAYGRNERSNEVLAENGIDVISIEASELVRGRGGPRCMTMPLNRDPLK, encoded by the coding sequence ATGGAAGAAAAGCTACTGAATATACAGTCGGAGATCGGAAAGCTTAACGCAGTCCTGCTGCACCGGCCGGGCAAGGAGCTTGAGCGCATTGTACCCAACGTGCTCAAGGAGGTCCTCTTTGAGGATATCCCCTGGCTCAGGCGCATGCAGGAGGAGCACGACGCCTTTGCGAGGGTGCTCACCGGGCGCGGCATCCAGGTGTATTACGTGGAGCAGCTGCTGACCGATATTCTGGCAGACGCAGAGGTGCGCGAAAACCTGGTGCACGACGTCATCGACCAGAACCCGTCCTCGGGCAACTACATTGATGGATTTTTGCAGGAATATCTGCTTTCCATGGAGGACTGCAAGCTGGCGGAATCGCTGATCGCCGGCGTGCTTCAGAAGGAGCTGGACCATGTGGAACGGGAGCGGGTGCTCTCGGATTATATCAACGAATCCGAGCCCTATGCCTTTTACATGAACCCGCTGCCGAACCTGTATTTTATGCGTGACCCGGCGGTCACCATCGGCGACGGCATGAGCATCAGTTCCATGGCCACCGAGGTGCGCAAGCGGGAAAGCCTGTACATGCACTACATTTATAAAAATCATCCGTTGTTCGCCTCCTGCGGGGGGAAAACCTACTATGAATATGACAAGTTCTTCTCGGTGGAGGGCGGGGATATCCTGATCCTCAGCCCGACTGTGGTGGCGGTGGGGTGCAGCGAGCGGACTCAGGTGCAGGGCGTCGAGGAGCTGGCAAAGCGGCTGTTCGAGGATAACCCGGCCCTGGAGGGCGTGCTGGCCGTCAAGATTCCCAAGGACAGGGCTTTCATGCACCTGGACACGGTCTTTACCATGGTGGATTACGATAAATTTACCGTGTACCCGGGCATTCTGGACCACGTGGAAACCGTGATGATCCGCCGGGGCAGCAAGGGGCATATGCGCTACGAACACATCGACAGCCTGCACGACGCCCTGAGACGCGCCCTGAACCTCACCAGCATAAAGCTCATTGAGAGCGGCGGCGGCAATCCGGTGGCCGCGGCCAGAGAGCAGTGGAACGACAGTACCAATACCCTGGCCATCGCACCGGGGGTCATCGTGGCCTACGGGCGGAACGAGCGCTCCAACGAGGTGCTGGCCGAAAATGGCATTGACGTCATCAGCATTGAAGCCTCCGAGCTGGTGCGCGGCCGCGGAGGCCCGCGGTGTATGACCATGCCCCTTAACCGTGACCCGCTGAAATAA
- a CDS encoding Veg family protein, whose translation MQQKQKATIMDVKREVENYRGKRVKLEAHKSKKKLYQKEGVIEGTYPSIFTVSVKEDKRPTQRLSFSYSDVLTKSVKIALVDEVEGAFSY comes from the coding sequence ATGCAGCAGAAACAAAAAGCGACAATTATGGACGTCAAGCGTGAGGTTGAAAACTATCGTGGAAAAAGAGTAAAACTGGAAGCCCATAAGAGCAAGAAAAAGCTCTATCAAAAAGAAGGCGTTATTGAAGGGACTTACCCAAGCATCTTTACCGTCAGCGTAAAGGAAGATAAACGGCCGACTCAGAGATTATCCTTCTCATATTCCGATGTCCTCACAAAAAGCGTTAAAATCGCATTAGTAGACGAAGTCGAAGGTGCTTTCAGCTACTAA
- a CDS encoding sugar-binding transcriptional regulator, whose protein sequence is MNTDQRLLQAIAKLYYEEGRTQSEIATQFSISRPKVSRKLAEARERGIVKIFIDDAIDDISEMEQQLLTAFHLKGARVASVPEDDVELAIQLTARLGAQYLKAFLDPGDHIGVNWGWTLFELSKEFPAFSLPDCSLVQLSGAVDNANCRSFAHEIISNLSQKLGAESAFCLPCPALVESPIILDILLHDAKVRSLLERVEDCNKLFVNIATPDEDSCLYQAGYLNDENIARLKEVGAVGSICSRFFDKNGNICDPELDKRTVGVSLDAIKNAECVLACIVGSQKARAVYYALKAGWIDVLVTDSLTAERVIDLAKREGVL, encoded by the coding sequence ATGAACACAGACCAGCGTTTATTACAGGCAATTGCCAAGCTATATTATGAAGAGGGACGGACCCAGTCCGAAATCGCCACCCAGTTCAGCATTTCCCGTCCCAAGGTGTCGAGAAAGCTGGCGGAAGCGCGGGAACGCGGCATCGTCAAGATTTTCATCGACGACGCCATCGACGATATCAGCGAGATGGAGCAGCAGCTCCTGACCGCCTTCCACCTCAAGGGAGCCCGTGTGGCCTCAGTGCCGGAGGACGATGTGGAGCTGGCCATCCAGCTGACTGCCCGCCTGGGCGCGCAGTATCTTAAGGCCTTCCTGGACCCCGGCGACCATATCGGCGTGAACTGGGGCTGGACGCTCTTTGAGCTCTCCAAGGAATTTCCGGCCTTTTCCCTGCCGGACTGTTCCCTGGTTCAGCTCTCCGGCGCGGTTGACAACGCCAACTGCCGCAGCTTTGCCCATGAGATCATCAGCAACCTTTCCCAGAAACTCGGCGCGGAGAGCGCTTTCTGCCTGCCCTGCCCGGCGCTGGTGGAAAGCCCGATCATCCTCGATATCCTCCTGCACGACGCCAAGGTCCGCAGCCTGCTGGAGCGGGTGGAGGACTGCAACAAGCTCTTTGTCAACATCGCGACCCCGGATGAGGATTCCTGCCTCTACCAGGCCGGATACCTGAACGACGAGAATATCGCCCGCCTGAAGGAAGTGGGGGCCGTAGGCAGTATCTGCAGCCGTTTCTTTGATAAAAACGGCAATATCTGCGATCCTGAGCTGGATAAGCGCACCGTCGGTGTCTCACTGGACGCCATTAAAAACGCCGAGTGTGTGCTGGCATGCATCGTCGGCAGCCAGAAAGCCAGGGCAGTTTACTACGCCCTTAAGGCTGGCTGGATCGACGTCCTGGTCACCGACTCCCTGACCGCCGAGCGGGTCATTGACCTGGCAAAACGGGAGGGCGTGCTGTAA
- a CDS encoding phenylpyruvate tautomerase MIF-related protein has translation MPYIQISLSKKLTDEEKRALAAGVAALVPMLPGKPGDRAIVQIDDGCSLYRGGEPAACAFMETRLYGKTPEPYLRAYTEKLFELFEEQLGYGGNQIYFNILELDHWGSKGSLR, from the coding sequence ATGCCTTACATACAGATCAGCCTTTCAAAGAAACTAACTGATGAGGAAAAGCGCGCCCTGGCCGCCGGGGTCGCGGCCCTGGTGCCCATGCTGCCCGGTAAGCCCGGAGACCGGGCCATTGTGCAGATCGACGACGGCTGCAGCCTTTACCGCGGCGGCGAGCCGGCAGCCTGCGCTTTCATGGAGACACGCCTTTACGGCAAAACGCCTGAGCCGTACCTGAGGGCCTACACCGAAAAGCTTTTTGAGCTTTTTGAGGAGCAGCTGGGCTATGGCGGCAACCAGATCTACTTCAATATTTTGGAGCTGGACCACTGGGGCTCAAAGGGGAGCCTGCGGTGA
- a CDS encoding damage-control phosphatase ARMT1 family protein has product MHFLCLARCQLGFLLRQFELFKLPVEKQNEILRKEIGLVSRQSIHIHAGVSGSQMFRLFCDALGDPDPLRAVRKKQNGQMLRLLPEIRRAVEQKDDPLLYALRAAASGNIIDVSFADEFDVAGALEKSMEEPFAIDDYAPFRERLLTAGTLTLVTDNAGEIVLDRLLLEVLGQWRQARGLPPLTVSVMVKGGPIYNDALEEDARMAGLDREGEILDTGTDCIGLHPRYMSREALENLRKADMIILKGLANYESDFGGEKFPEKVFYLFRSKCEVLSDALGIALGSSVLMAHSREEEKENALHTDQPFKETN; this is encoded by the coding sequence ATGCATTTTTTATGTCTGGCACGCTGTCAGCTCGGTTTTCTGCTGCGCCAGTTCGAACTGTTCAAGCTGCCCGTGGAAAAACAGAACGAAATTTTGAGAAAGGAGATTGGCCTGGTGAGCCGGCAGAGCATCCACATCCATGCCGGGGTTTCCGGTTCCCAGATGTTCCGCCTGTTCTGCGACGCTCTGGGCGACCCTGATCCTCTGAGGGCAGTGCGGAAAAAGCAGAATGGGCAGATGCTGCGCCTGCTTCCCGAAATCCGGCGGGCAGTGGAGCAGAAGGATGACCCGCTGCTGTATGCCCTCAGGGCCGCGGCCAGCGGCAATATTATTGATGTGTCCTTTGCCGACGAGTTTGACGTGGCCGGAGCCCTTGAAAAGAGCATGGAGGAGCCCTTTGCCATCGACGACTACGCGCCGTTCAGGGAGCGCCTGCTGACCGCGGGCACGCTGACGCTGGTCACCGACAACGCCGGGGAGATCGTTCTGGACCGCCTGCTGCTCGAGGTGCTCGGCCAATGGCGCCAGGCGCGCGGTCTGCCGCCTCTGACGGTGAGCGTGATGGTCAAGGGCGGCCCTATCTATAACGACGCCCTGGAGGAGGACGCGCGGATGGCAGGGCTTGACCGGGAGGGGGAGATCCTGGACACCGGGACCGACTGTATTGGCCTGCACCCCCGGTATATGTCCCGGGAAGCCCTGGAAAACCTCCGGAAAGCGGATATGATCATCCTCAAGGGACTGGCCAATTACGAGAGCGATTTTGGCGGCGAGAAATTCCCCGAAAAGGTGTTTTACCTGTTCCGCTCCAAGTGCGAGGTCCTGTCCGACGCGCTGGGAATCGCCCTCGGCAGCAGTGTGCTGATGGCGCACAGCAGAGAGGAGGAGAAAGAGAATGCCTTACATACAGATCAGCCTTTCAAAGAAACTAACTGA